The Primulina huaijiensis isolate GDHJ02 chromosome 9, ASM1229523v2, whole genome shotgun sequence genomic interval AGGATCCTCCCACCGTTGCTGAAAACGAGACAGACACCAACATGAGGGCCGCTTTGGATGCATGGAACTAAAGTGATTTTCTATGCAAGAACTACATCCTCAATGGACTTGACAATGCATTGTACAATGTGTATTGTCAAGTCAAGACCGCCAAGGAACTTTGGGATATGCTTGATAAGAAATACAGGGCGGAGGATGCGGGCTTGAAGAAGTTCATTGTTGGGAGATTTTTGGATTTCCagatggtggactcaaaatcGGTGATGAGTCAAGTGCAAGAACTACAACTTATCTTGCACGAGATTCATGCGGAAGGAATGAGTCTAAGCGAGTCCTTCCAAGATGCTGCATTGATCGAGAAACTCCCTCCATTGTGGAAAGATTGCAAGAATTATTTGAAGCATAAAAGGAAGGAGATGGGATTGGAGGATCTCATTGTGAGATTGAGGATAGAAGAGGACAACAAGAGCACCGAGGCCAAGGCAAGTAAGATGGCAGCAAGGGTGAACATTGTTGAATCAAGTTTCAAATGGAAGAAGAGGAAGTTTGAGAAGCAACCACAACAAAGCAAACAACCACCAAATAAGAAGAAATTCAAAGGCATTTGTTATAACTGCGAAAAACCGAATCACATGGCTAAGGATTGTAGGAAGCCAAAGAAGGGAAATCCTCAAGCCAACGTAGTTCAAGAAAGGTCGGtaccatttgatttttctcaacTCGATTTGTCTGCAGTTATTTTGGAAGCCAATTTGGTGGAAAACTCCAACGAGTGGTGGGTTGATACTGGAGCAACTCGACACATATGCTCCAACAAGGGGATGTTCTTCACATACACTCCATCGACCGGGAGAAAACTATACATGGGGAACTCGGCTACATCGGAGGTGGTGGGCActggaaatgtggtactgaaGATGACATCGGGTTTGTAAGTAACCCTTGTTGATGCACTTCATGTACCAGACATAAGAAAGAACCTCGTGTCGGGGTCTCTGTTGGTCAAACATGGGTTTAGATTAGTATTTGAGTCTAACAAGGTTGTATTGACCAAGAATGATCATTTTATTGGAAAAGGATATCTCGATGAGAACCTTTTCAAGTTGAATGTAATGACTATACGCCAAAATGTTGTTGAAAATAATAAAGACAAAAGTTCTATTTACTTGCTTGAGTGTTCTCAATTATGGCATGTTCGTTTAGGACACGTAAATTTTAATACCTTGCAACGGTTAATGAAACTAGAATTATTACCTAAACACAACGTCGATCCAACACACAAATGCGAAATATGTGTTGAAGCAAAAATGACCAAAGCGCCTTACCACTCgattgaaagatgtacaactccTCTAGAACTAATACACACCGATCTTGGTGATTTAAAGTTTGTACAAACTAGAGGAGAGAAAAGATACTACGTGACATTCATTGACGATCATACAAGGTACTGTTACGTATATCTTTTGAGGTCTAAAGATGAAGCTCTTGACGCATTCAAAGGTTATAAGACCGAAGTTGAGAATCAACTAGGCAAACAAATAAAAAGAGTTCGAAGCGATAGAGGAGGCGAATACGTAGCACCGTTTGATGAATTCTGCACATCTTTGGGCATAATTCATGAAACGACTGCTCTTTATTCACCCCAATCGAATGGCATTgccgaaagaaagaatcgaACTCTGAAAGATATGATGAATGCTATATTAATAAGTTCAGGACTATCCCAAAACTTGTGGGGGGAAGCAATACTATCGGCTAATCACATCCTGAACAAAATACcccacaagaaaaatgacaagtcACCTTATGAATTGTGGAAAGGTCACAAACCTTCCTACAAGTACCTTGAAGTGTGGGGGTGTCTAGCTAAGGTTGAAATACCAAAGCCTAAACAACAGCGAATTGGACCAAAGACGGTAGACTGCATATTCATCGGATATGCACATAATAGTAGTGCCTATAGGTTTATAGTGCACAAATCCGAAAATATAGAAATGAATACGGGCATGACAATTGAGTCAAGAAAtgcagtattttttgaaaatatatttccttgtaaagaaaggaaagaaaatggtttTAGCAAGCGAAAATTTGAGACGGAACATGAAGGTCAAGGACCTACACATGAGCCAACTCTAAATGAAAATGCTACACCATTGGAAGGCTCTTCAAAGGAGCAAGAGCCAAGAAGAAGCAAAAGGGCTAGAATCTCAAAGTCTTTTGGTCCAGAATTCCATACTTTTATGTTGGAGAATGAACCAAAAGACATACAAGATGCTCTGGCTTGCCCTGAAGCTCCTTATTGGAAAGAAgtcatcaactctgaaatggatTCCATTTTGCAAAACCATACTTGGGAACTAGTGGATCTTCCACAAGGTACTAAGCCAttgggatgcaaatggatattgaaaaaaaaatgagagttgatggaagtattgaaaaatacaaagccaGGCTTGTGGCCAAAGGCTATAGACAAAGAGAAGGTCATGATTTCTTCGACACGTATTCACCAGTTTCAAGAATAACATCCATTCGTGTGCTCATTGTCATTGCAGCTTTGCATAACCTTGAGATACATCAAATGGTCAAAACGGCATTCTtaaatggtgaacttgaagaagaaatatacatggagcaacctgaaggcttcattgttaaaggacaagaaagaaaggtctgtcgtttaattaagtcactatacggacttaaacaagcgcccaagcagtggcacgaaaaatttgacaaggtagtattgtcaaatggatttaagattaatgagtgtgacaaatgtgtttacATTAAAGGCACTCGAGAATCTTATGTAATAGTatgtctatatgtggatgacatgctaATAATGGGGAATAGCCAAGAGTTGATTAAGAGTACAAAGAAAATAttgacaaaacattttgatatgaaagatatgggtattGCTAATGTAATTCTAGGGATTAAAATCTTTAGAACTCCAGAAGCAATAGTCCTATCTCAGTCTCATTATGTAGAAACAGTGTTGAAGAAGTTTAACGCTTATGACTCTACCCCAGTAAAAACGCCTTTAGACGTGAATGTCCATTTGGCGAGGAATCGTGGAGAACCAGTTTCCCAACTTGAATACTCAAAAATTATTGAAAGCCTTATGTACATCACTAATTGTACTAGACCTGACATCGCTTGGGCGGTTAACAAGTTAAGTAGGTTTACAAGTAATCCTAGTGATGCACACTAGAAGGCATTGACAAGGGTGCTTAGATATTTAAAGCACACATCagaatatggactaaattacacaaggtatcctgcagtacttgaaggatacggtgatgcaaattggatttcTGACACCAAGGATTCCAAATCCACCAGCGGCTATGTATTTACCAGTGGTGGAGGAGCAATCTCTTGGAGGTCATCGAAACAAACTTGCATTGCTAGATCTACTATGGAATCGGAGTTCATAGCGTTAGATAAAGCTGCAGAAGAAGCTGAATGGCTTCGTAACTTTCTAGAGGACATTCCATGTTGGACAAGTCCAGTGCCAGCAATCATGATACATTGCGATAGTCAGTCGGCAATTGCAAGGACACAAAATAGTATGTACAATGGCAAGTCTCGACACATTCGTCGAAGACATAATACTGCACGACAGTTGATCTCTAATGGAGTTATATAtgttgattatattaaatcaaaggaTAACTTAGCGGATCCGCTTACAAAAGCATTAAATAGAGATCAAATGTACTGTCTGTCAAGAGGAATTGGTTTAAAACCTACCGAATAAAGTTTTCATAGTGGCAACCCAACCTTGTTGattggagatcccaagatcttggttcaatgggaaaaataaattatgagaACTTGATAAATCACTCCTCATTCCTAAGACGATGAGTGAAGTTGCTACAAAGGTAGTGAGGTTAAGTATTGTACTTTTAATGATTCCGTAGCTTGCAAAAGCGGGGTAAGTAGGATACCCTTTTACAAGGAGATCACCTATGTACGTGTGAGGACGGGCCACCTCGATGAAACACGTATGAAGCCAAGATGTGTTCCATGGTCAAAACGGACACAACCGATAAAACaaaatggaaatggaagaaaggttatcatgtgggtacagttgtctgggtttacatgaACCGCCAAGATGTTCAAGACATCACGTTCACTTCGTGGCCTAGTAAATCCGATTGTATTCCACTAGGGAAGGTTCAAAGCCAAAAGCCACCTCTcctgatgtgataatttttcgtATATACTCTCTTTTATGCATCACgagcattcatgcattaatttcattcatgtgggggattgttggaaaattttgatgcttaatgaatgaaaattaaacaaattaatcaatgtgtttgattggaaaaattcgaaaagaaaaacgaagattagtgaacgaatattaagtttggTGGTTCTTAATTAAACTCGATACGATttcatcaaatgttgaaagaaactcaaacgagtagtcggaacatgtaagggacgaaaatcgaaaaaaaaaaaatttattcgcGTGAACAGTAGCATGCGTCTGCGCG includes:
- the LOC140984003 gene encoding uncharacterized protein, with the protein product MLDKKYRAEDAGLKKFIVGRFLDFQMVDSKSVMSQVQELQLILHEIHAEGMSLSESFQDAALIEKLPPLWKDCKNYLKHKRKEMGLEDLIVRLRIEEDNKSTEAKASKMAARVNIVESSFKWKKRKFEKQPQQSKQPPNKKKFKGICYNCEKPNHMAKDCRKPKKGNPQANVVQERSVPFDFSQLDLSAVILEANLVENSNEWWVDTGATRHICSNKGMFFTYTPSTGRKLYMGNSATSEVVGTGNVVLKMTSGL